The DNA window CGTGCTGATGGCCATCATGCTCGCCAACTCCGGCGGAGCCTGGGACAACGCCAAGAAGATCGTGGAGGACGGCCACCACGGCGGCAAGGGCTCCCTCGCCCACGAGGCCACCATCATCGGCGACACCGTGGGCGATCCCTTCAAGGACACCGCCGGCCCCTCGATCAACCCGCTGATCAAGGTGATGAACCTGGTCGCCGTGCTGATCGCCCCCGCTGTGGTGGGGATGAGCGCGCTCAGCGGCGACGCGAACCCGGTGCGGTACCTGATCGCCGCGGCGGCCGTGATCGCGATCGCGGTGCCGGTGACGATCTCGATCCGCCGCGGCGTGGTCCTGGACACCGAGGACGAGGAGGCACCCGCGACCGAGCGCGCCTGAGCGGCGCCCGGCGCGGATGCTCTGCCCGCGAGGGGATCACACGCCGACGGGCTGCGCCTCGGACGGCTCAGAGGCTCGCTCGCCGGACGCCTCGGCCGACCGATCGGCGACCTGCCCGGCGCTCTCCTGCGCGGAGGAGGTGACCGTGCCGATACCCCACTGGAATCCGGGCGGGGTGCCGTTGACCTCCCAGTCGCCGATCTCCTTGGCCTTGTAGACCCACGGGTTGTGCGAAGCGACGGTACGGGCGTTGCGCCAGTGGCGATCCAGCGCCGTGCTCCGGCGCACGGCGGAGGCGCCCAGAGCGTCGAACAGCCGGGTCGCGGCCTCGGGCACCAGACGCGAGGTGATGACCTGGGCCCGGGCCGAGGCGATCTCGGTCTCGATGACGGCGGAGCGGGCGTCCTCGCTGCGGGCGGCGGTGGCGTCGTGCGCGGCCTGCACGGCCTGTGCGACCTGATCCGCGAGGGCGGCTGCTGCGTGGGAGACGGCGGAGATCTCGCCGACCACCTGGAGGATCTGCGGGTCCTGGCGCACCCGATCGGCGTTGCCGTGGCTGTAGGTGCGGGTACGGGCGGCCACGGCGGCGACGGCGTCGGCCTCGACGGCGGCGGCGATCCCGGCATGCACGGCCACGAGCACCAGCTGGTAGACGGCGGTCTGGTAGCCGAACCGGTCCTCGAAGGGGATCACGTCGCGGCTCTCGAGGCGGGCGCCGTCGTAGATGATGGTCCCGGTGCCGGTGAGCTGCTGGCCGAAGCCGTCCCAGTCGTCGCTGATGGTCACCGCGGGCTGGTCCAGGGGGACCACGGCGATGTGCTGGCTGCCATCGGCCGCCTGGACGAGGGTGTCGGAGTAGTCCGCGAAGATCGACCCGGTGGTGTAGAACTTCCGGCCGGTCACCTCGGCCGCCTCGCCCTCGACGGTGATGCTCGTGCCGAAGGCGCCGCGCTCGACGGAGCCGATCTCCGACCAGGCGTTCCCGATCACGGCGCCGCCGAGGATCTTCTCCAGCCAGCGCTCCCGGAACTCGGTGTGGGGCGTGACCAGGATGTCCTCGACGAACGCGATGTGCCCGCGCCAGATCTGCGGGAGGTTCGAGTCGGCGGCCGCCAGATCGATCAGCAGTGCGGTCAGCTGCGGGATCGTCGCGCCCAGGCCTCCCTGCTCGACCGGGATGCGCACGGTCCCGAAGCCGGCCTCGGCCAGGGCGCGCACCGCGTCGACGGGGAGGGATCGCTCCTGTTCGCGGTCCAGCGTGCCAGCGGCGACGGTCTCGAGGATCGGGGAGAAGCGGGCGCGGAGCTCGGCGATCGTGGTCATGTCTGTCCTTCGGTCGTCTCAAACGGGTGGTGATGACAGACCCTAGGGCGAGCAGACCTTCCCGGTCACGGTTCCTGTCTCACGCCGTCATCGAGCGACAAACCCGCGTGACGAACGGTCACGGCCGGCCGGAGGCCGGGGCGCACGAGTCCAGGTGGGCGAGCACCTGCTCCACGAGCTCGTCGAGGGTCCGCGTCTCCTGCAGGGTGGGGAACTGCGGATGGGGGATGCCGACGATCCAGTGGGACGTCGGACCGTCCTCGAGCTTCGCGACGATGATCGTCGGACCGCCGGGCAGGGGGATGCGCAGCAGCGGCCGATCCGGGTCCAGCAGGAGTGTTGCGTCCAGCTGCGGGCGCGCGCTGAACAGCGCCGCCCGTATCTGCTCGCGTTCCAGCCAATCGCCGAAGGCGGCCGCCATGATGGGGGTGAAGAGCACGGTCCCTCGTGGGTGATGAACGAACGGACTCCGGGAAGAGCGAAGGTCAGGACATGGAGCGGAAGATCGGGACCACACTGCCGTATGGGGCGGACATTCTGGTTCGAAGCCCAGGTGTCGTCGCGTCGTCCCACGTGGTCGCGGCATGCCTCCCGGTGGGTGGTGCGAGAATGCTCGGATGACCGCCACTCTCGTCACCCACGGCCTGACCGGCGGCTACGGCCACCGCGTCCTGTTCGACGGGGTCGACCTCACCGTCGCCCCGGGAGACGTGATCGGCGTGGTCGGCGCGAACGGCGCCGGCAAATCCACCCTGCTGCGCCTGCTGGCGGGCGTGGAGACGCCGCACGACGGTTCTGTCTCGCTCTCCCCGTCCGACGGCTTCGTGGGCTGGCTGCCCCAGGAGCACGAGCGCCGGGCCGGGGAGACCGTCGGGGCGTACATCGCCCGCCGCACCGGCTGTGCGCAGGCCACCGCCGAGATGGACGCCGCGGCCGCCGCCCTCGAGGAGCCCGCTCCGCGCGGAGGTCCGGACCCGGCCGACGTGTACGCCACCGCGCTGGACCGCTGGCTCGCCAGCGGCGCCGCCGACCTCGAGGAGCGGATCCCGGTGGTGCTCGCCGAGCTCGGCCTGCCCGTCTCCGTGGGCGCGCTGGATCAGACCCTGATGACCGCGCTGTCCGGCGGGCAGGCGGCCCGGGTGGGGCTCGCCGCGCTGCTGCTGAGCCGGTTCGACCTCGTGCTCCTGGACGAGCCCACCAACGACCTCGACCTCGACGGGCTGCAGCGCCTCGAGGCCTTCGTGCAGGGGCAGCGTGGAG is part of the Brachybacterium ginsengisoli genome and encodes:
- a CDS encoding acyl-CoA dehydrogenase family protein: MTTIAELRARFSPILETVAAGTLDREQERSLPVDAVRALAEAGFGTVRIPVEQGGLGATIPQLTALLIDLAAADSNLPQIWRGHIAFVEDILVTPHTEFRERWLEKILGGAVIGNAWSEIGSVERGAFGTSITVEGEAAEVTGRKFYTTGSIFADYSDTLVQAADGSQHIAVVPLDQPAVTISDDWDGFGQQLTGTGTIIYDGARLESRDVIPFEDRFGYQTAVYQLVLVAVHAGIAAAVEADAVAAVAARTRTYSHGNADRVRQDPQILQVVGEISAVSHAAAALADQVAQAVQAAHDATAARSEDARSAVIETEIASARAQVITSRLVPEAATRLFDALGASAVRRSTALDRHWRNARTVASHNPWVYKAKEIGDWEVNGTPPGFQWGIGTVTSSAQESAGQVADRSAEASGERASEPSEAQPVGV